In one window of Aceticella autotrophica DNA:
- a CDS encoding transposase, whose product MGRQARQFSKTGLYHIVFRGICRQNIFEEDNDFIKMLKTIQELKQEMQFKIYAYCLMNNHVHLLLKEENTGDISLIMKRLLTKYAGWFNRKYSRSGALIANRYKSQPVEIDEYLSSLIRYIHQNPIRAKIVTHIDKYRWSSYPEYMNESIITDTGFILSTMDRKTFEIYHKQEEKGYYEVNDKIGKSDEYIRQRIIKLIDGKEPKEIGLLPKPERNKIIKQLKEEEGFSIRQIERATGISRGIIARC is encoded by the coding sequence ATGGGAAGACAAGCACGTCAATTTAGTAAAACCGGACTATATCATATAGTATTCAGGGGAATATGTAGGCAAAATATATTTGAAGAAGATAATGATTTTATTAAAATGCTTAAGACAATTCAAGAACTTAAGCAAGAAATGCAATTTAAGATTTATGCATATTGCTTAATGAACAACCATGTACACCTTCTCTTAAAGGAAGAAAATACAGGTGACATTTCTTTAATTATGAAAAGATTGCTTACTAAATATGCTGGCTGGTTTAACAGGAAATACTCAAGAAGTGGTGCATTGATTGCTAATAGATATAAAAGCCAGCCGGTAGAAATAGATGAATATCTATCATCCTTGATACGATATATTCATCAAAATCCTATCAGAGCAAAGATAGTGACACATATAGATAAATACAGATGGAGCAGCTATCCTGAATATATGAATGAGAGTATAATTACCGATACAGGATTTATACTCTCAACAATGGATAGAAAGACGTTTGAAATCTATCATAAACAGGAAGAAAAGGGATATTATGAAGTTAACGATAAAATTGGTAAAAGTGATGAATATATACGACAAAGAATTATAAAATTGATAGATGGCAAGGAACCAAAAGAGATTGGATTATTGCCAAAACCAGAGCGAAACAAAATTATTAAACAGCTAAAAGAGGAAGAAGGCTTTTCAATTCGGCAAATTGAAAGAGCAACTGGAATTTCTCGAGGCATTATAGCAAGATGTTGA